The proteins below are encoded in one region of Mus caroli chromosome 10, CAROLI_EIJ_v1.1, whole genome shotgun sequence:
- the Gadd45b gene encoding growth arrest and DNA damage-inducible protein GADD45 beta: MTLEELVASDNAVQKMQAVTAAVEQLLVAAQRQDRLTVGVYEAAKLMNVDPDSVVLCLLAIDEEEEDDIALQIHFTLIQSFCCDNDIDIVRVSGMQRLAQLLGEPAETLGTTEARDLHCLLVTNCHTDSWKSQGLVEVASYCEESRGNNQWVPYISLEER; encoded by the exons ATGACCCTGGAAGAGCTGGTGGCGAGCGACAACGCGGTTCAGAA GATGCAGGCGGTGACTGCCGCGGTGGAGCAGCTGCTGGTGGCCGCGCAGCGTCAGGATCGCCTCACCGTGGGGGTGTATGAGGCGGCCAAACTGATGAATGT GGACCCTGACAGCGTGGTCTTGTGCCTCCTGGCCATAGacgaagaagaggaggatgataTCGCTCTGCAGATTCACTTCACCCTGATCCAGTCCTTCTGCTGCGACAATGACATTGACATCGTCCGGGTATCAGGCATGCAGAGGCTGGCGCAGCTCCTGGGGGAACCGGCGGAGACACTGGGCACAACCGAAGCCCGAGACCTGCACTGCCTCCTGGTCACG AACTGTCATACAGATTCCTGGAAAAGCCAAGGCTTGGTGGAGGTGGCCAGTTACTGTGAAGAGAGCAGAGGCAATAACCAATGGGTCCCCTATATCTCTCTGGAGGAACGCTGA